In Zingiber officinale cultivar Zhangliang chromosome 1A, Zo_v1.1, whole genome shotgun sequence, a genomic segment contains:
- the LOC122031706 gene encoding uncharacterized protein LOC122031706 isoform X1: MEDHHLISLASRSAEEVMVAKGKGIGDSVGSGEDCGVCAICLEKIALQERALVKGCEHAYCVTCILRWATYNERHTCPQCKNPFEFLNVHRSLDGCIQDYMFEESVCLLLRAHWFVPSIVNTPEVEPQEEGYDLLEEFLQNEVNQELDDIELDESYYISRASIRIGNRRWGGNGYVSTGRKEARPVVRQCHDDAADAGPSHGLKKEVVSKDPTGRRAKRAMKREAADKAAAAKHQLHLQRFGRASTSS, from the exons ATGGAGGACCATCACCTGATCTCTCTCGCATCGCGCTCGGCCGAGGAG GTCATGGTTGCGAAGGGAAAGGGGATCGGTGATTCGGTCGGATCGGGGGAGGATTGCGGTGTCTGCGCTATTTGCTTGGAAAAGATTGCTCTGCAGGAGAGGGCGCTTGTAAAAGGTTGCGAACACGCTTACTG TGTGACTTGCATTTTGAGATGGGCAACATACAATGAAAGGCACACTTGTCCTCAGTGTAAGAACCCATTTGAGTTTCTGAATGTTCATCGCTCACTCGATGGCTG CATTCAGGATTACATGTTTGAGGAGAGTGTTTGTCTCCTACTAAGGGCCCATTGGTTTGTACCTTCAATAGTAAATACTCCAGAAGTAGAGCCTCAGGAAGAGGGTTACGATCTGTTGGAAGAATTTCTTCAAAATGAAGTCAACCAAGAACTGGATGATATTGAACTAGATGAAAGCTATTACATTAGTAGGGCGAGTATTCGTATTGGGAATAGGAGATGGGGAGGCAATGGCTATGTGAGCACCGGAAGGAAAGAAGCACGTCCAGTCGTTCGACAATGTCATGATGATGCAGCAGATGCCGGTCCATCTCATGGCCTGAAGAAGGAAGTCGTCTCTAAAGACCCCACAGGTAGACGGGCAAAACGAGCAATGAAACGAGAGGCTGCTGATAAGGCAGCCGCAGCTAAGCACCAGCTGCATCTACAAAGGTTTGGCCGTGCGAGCACTTCCTCTTGA
- the LOC122031706 gene encoding uncharacterized protein LOC122031706 isoform X2 yields the protein MEDHHLISLASRSAEEVMVAKGKGIGDSVGSGEDCGVCAICLEKIALQERALVKGCEHAYCIQDYMFEESVCLLLRAHWFVPSIVNTPEVEPQEEGYDLLEEFLQNEVNQELDDIELDESYYISRASIRIGNRRWGGNGYVSTGRKEARPVVRQCHDDAADAGPSHGLKKEVVSKDPTGRRAKRAMKREAADKAAAAKHQLHLQRFGRASTSS from the exons ATGGAGGACCATCACCTGATCTCTCTCGCATCGCGCTCGGCCGAGGAG GTCATGGTTGCGAAGGGAAAGGGGATCGGTGATTCGGTCGGATCGGGGGAGGATTGCGGTGTCTGCGCTATTTGCTTGGAAAAGATTGCTCTGCAGGAGAGGGCGCTTGTAAAAGGTTGCGAACACGCTTACTG CATTCAGGATTACATGTTTGAGGAGAGTGTTTGTCTCCTACTAAGGGCCCATTGGTTTGTACCTTCAATAGTAAATACTCCAGAAGTAGAGCCTCAGGAAGAGGGTTACGATCTGTTGGAAGAATTTCTTCAAAATGAAGTCAACCAAGAACTGGATGATATTGAACTAGATGAAAGCTATTACATTAGTAGGGCGAGTATTCGTATTGGGAATAGGAGATGGGGAGGCAATGGCTATGTGAGCACCGGAAGGAAAGAAGCACGTCCAGTCGTTCGACAATGTCATGATGATGCAGCAGATGCCGGTCCATCTCATGGCCTGAAGAAGGAAGTCGTCTCTAAAGACCCCACAGGTAGACGGGCAAAACGAGCAATGAAACGAGAGGCTGCTGATAAGGCAGCCGCAGCTAAGCACCAGCTGCATCTACAAAGGTTTGGCCGTGCGAGCACTTCCTCTTGA